A window of the Peromyscus leucopus breed LL Stock chromosome 22, UCI_PerLeu_2.1, whole genome shotgun sequence genome harbors these coding sequences:
- the LOC114680849 gene encoding zinc finger protein 709-like, which yields MESVNFEDVAVRFTKEEWALLDPSQKKLYKDVMQETLRNLAAIGNKLENQKFVNEYENLCRKLSSQLVEIFCEYKKSLQCTEFFSCIPEPSVNLKSYPGLSTCEKHVCGEGSIGQSSLGASLNHQVGHKPHEDQEYGQKLYKHKEFGGSSRSPLSLRTHKSAHTGEEPSKNKDYKEDLPCLQSGQKNEEHDHGKKSFVCKQCGKGFTHPSPLQRHEKSHSVKKPYVCELCGKGFARFGNLLRHQTTDTGENPFLPNHNGRTLPHSACLRRRMGIHSVKKPYVCEQCGKTFLDSTYFRIHRRIHTGVKPYVCKQCGKAFTASRYLKSHELTHTREKSYVCKQCGNSFTFWYQFQKHKVIHSGVNPYVCKQCGKGFTYSSSLKTHERIHTGQKPYVCKHCGKTFGSSGNLKRHGSTHTGERLYVCKQCGKSFNNHSSFQFHKRMHAGANPYKCKQCGKDLASSSSLQSHERNHSGEKPYVCLQCGKAFSSDSSLRKHKIMHSEEKPYVCKQCGKAFRRFFEVRVHERIHSSERPYQCKTCGRGFSSSTHLRRHALIHSKTNKDVCK from the exons ATG GAGTCAGTGAACTTTGAGGATGTGGCTGTGAGGTTCACCAAGGAGGAGTGGGCTCTGCTGGATCCATCCCAGAAGAAGCTGTACAAAGATGTGATGCAGGAAACCTTGAGGAACCTGGCTGCTATAG GAAACAAGTTGGAAAACCAGAAGTTTGTAAATGAGTATGAAAATCTCTGCAGAAAATTAAG CAGCCAACTGGTAGAGATATTCTGTGAATATAAAAAAAGTCTTCAGTGTACAGAATTCTTCAGCTGTATTCCAGAGCCTTCTGTGAACCTGAAATCTTATCCAGGACTTTCCACATGTGagaagcatgtgtgtggagaagggAGCATTGGCCAGTCATCTCTAGGTGCATCCCTAAATCATCAGGTAGGACACAAACCTCATGAAGACCAGGAATATGGACAGAAGTTGTATAAACATAAGGAGTTTGGGGGCAGCTCCCGTTCTCCTCTGTCCCTTCGGACACATAAAAGTGCTCACACTGGAGAGGAACCTTCTAAAAATAAGGACTACAAAGAAGACCTTCCTTGTCTCCAATCTGGCCAAAAGAATGAAGAACATGACCATGGAAAAAAATCCTTCGTTTGCAAGCAATGTGGGAAAGGCTTCACTCACCCCAGTCCTTTACAAAGGCATGAAAAGAGTCACAGTGTTAAGAAGCCCTATGTGTGTGAACTATGTGGGAAAGGCTTTGCTCGGTTTGGTAACCTTTTAAGACATCAGACAACTGACACTGGCGAGAATCCTTTTCTGCCTAATCATAATGGGAGAACTTTGCCTCATTCTGCTTGTCTTCGAAGACGTATGGGAATTCACAGTGTTAAGAAGCCCTATGTGTGTGAGCAGTGTGGGAAAACTTTCCTCGATTCTACTTACTTTCGAATACATAGAAGGATTCACACTGGTGTGAAACCATATGTGTGTaagcaatgtgggaaagccttcactgCTTCTCGTTACCTTAAATCACATGAACTAACTCACACTCGGGAAAAATCTTATGTATGTAAGCAGTGTGGGAATTCCTTCACATTTTGGTACCAATTTCAAAAGCATAAAGTAATTCACAGTGGTGTGAATCCCTATGTTTGTAAACAATGTGGGAAAGGCTTTACTTATTCCAGTTCCctaaaaacacatgaaagaattcacactGGTCAGAAGCCCTATGTGTGTAAGCACTGTGGGAAAACTTTTGGTAGTTCTGGTAACCTTAAAAGACATGGAAGTACTCACACTGGAGAGAGACTCTATGTGTGCAAGCAATGTGGGAAATCTTTCAATAATCACAGTTCCTTTCAATTCCATAAAAGAATGCATGCTGGAGCAAACCCCTACAAGTGTAAGCAGTGTGGAAAGGATTtagcttcttcttcctcccttcagaGCCATGAAAGGAATCattctggagagaagccctatgtGTGTTTGCAATGTGGGAAAGCTTTCAGTTCTGACAGTTCTCTtcgaaaacataaaataatgcatagTGAAGAAAAACCCTATGTATGCAAGCAATGTGGGAAAGCTTTTCGTCGCTTTTTTGAGGTTCGAGTACATGAACGAATCCATAGCAGCGAGAGACCCTATCAATGTAAGACATGTGGGAGAGGCTTTTCGAGTTCAACTCATTTGCGAAGACATGCACTAATTCATAGTAAAACAAATAAGGATGTTTGTAAATAA